TTTCTATCGTATCTGAATGGAGATGAAATCGTGGTGCTCGACAATTATTATTATACATCACAATATCAGAAGCAGATAAAGCAAAAGGGATGCAAGTTGGTGTGTATAGATGATGTCCCTGAAAAGCATTTTTTTGCAGATTTGATTATTAATCATTCTTTGTGTGTCTCTGCATCCGATTATGATTGTGAGGACTATACCTCAATCTGTGTAGGGATGGATTATCTCCTTCTGAGAAAAGAATTTTTAGATGCTACCAAGATGCAATTTTCCGGCATCCGTAGTTCAATCTTCATCTGTTATGGCGGTAGTGACGAGTTTGATTTTTCACTAAAATCCTGTAAACTTTTACGAGGTTTAGACGATAGGCATATCATTGTAGTAATAGGCGGAGGTTATTGCAATAAAGAAGAGTTACAGAGGTATGCGGAAGACAATAATATTTCGGTTTTTTCTAATATTGACGCAAATCAGATGATTAAGCTGATGTCCTTGTCTTCTCTTGCCGTAGTACCGGCAAGCACTACTTTTTTTGAAGCGTGTTGTGCGCGCCTGCCCATCATAACCGGCTATACTGTAGATAATCAGAGAATGATTGCTTCCTGTTGTGAGAAATATTCGTTGGGCTATAATTGCGGTGATTTCCATAAAGGATTTGATGATAAGCTGAAAGCTGCATATTCAGCTATTGACGAAAAGCATATAGAAGAGTATATCTTTTCACAAAACAGACTAATTAATGATAGTTCAGAGAACATACTTAACCTATTCCGAGAATTATGTTAGATAATAATGAGATAAAGAGTAATCGCAACTATAAATATACTTACTGTTTTTGCGTTTCTGGGCATTTGGGGTATCTTGTATTAAGATACTTGAATAGTCAAAATCTGCCTATTTCGTTGGTTCTTACAGACTCCAATTCAGTGGAAATAATAGAGTATTGCCTTGATAATGAAATAGTATGTTTCAAAGGGAATCCAAGAAATGGAAAAGCGCTTGCCTACATTGACTGTAATAAGTTGAGTTTTGACATACTCTTATCTGTCAATTATTTATTTATCATTGAATCTGATTTGATTAATAAAGCTAAACTGCATTCCATTAATATTCATGGCTCGTTACTTCCTAAATACAGAGGGCGTTGTCCCAATGTTTGGGCTATAATAAACGGTGAAAGCATAGAAGGAATTACTGCACATCACATCACAGAATTATGTGACGAAGGAGATATAATAAAACAAATCTCATTACCAATATCAGATGAAGCAACAGGATATGATCTGCTGGTGAGAGCTTACGATTATTATCCAAAGTGGACTTATGAATTGGTCATTGATATTGAAAGCGGAAACTTTAAATCATTTTCCCAAGATCAAACAAAAGCAACTTTTTTTGGTAAGCGTACTCCTGCTGATGGTCAAATAAATTGGAATTGGCAGAAAGAACGTATTCGGAACTGGGTTCGCGCTCAAGCACAACCTTATTATCCAGGTGCATTTTCATCCATAAATGGTGAAAAAATTATTATAAATAAAATTTCTTATTCCGACTTGGGATATAGTTGGGATATGCCGAATGGTTTGGTAGTAAATATTCAAAGTACAAGACCTCTTGTGAAAACCCCGAATGGAGTTGTGGCTCTTGAAGATTACATATTTGAAAATCCCATTGTAGAAGGTAACATATTAAAATAATTAGATTGGCTATGACAGAAGAATTGAAAAAGCATCCGGTGATTGTTATTGCATTGGAGCATTATAATCCTCTTGGGGTGTTGAGAACATTGGGTGAAAATGGCATTGAGCCGATTTTTGTAGGAATCAAATATCGTGTTCATATTGCTTCTGCAAGCAAGTATATCAAGACTCTTCATCAAGTAGATAGCATTGAAGAAGCATATAATACAGTAGTAGGAAAGTATGCGGATTATAACAGAAAATTTGGTGTAAAGCCATTTCTCATCTTCTGTGATGATGATGTAATGGAGCCGTTCGATAGAAACTACGAGGAATTGAAGGACTATTTTATTCTGTTCAATTCCGGTAAAAATGGGCGTACAACGAAGTTTATGGAGAAAAAGGAAATCCAGAACATTGCCAAACGTCATGGCATACCGGTTCTGGAATCTCAAGTTGTAAAAGTCGGCGAAATACCGGAGGGACTTAAATATCCGGTGATTACAAAAGCAATATCTCCTATATCCGGTGCATGGAAAGGTGATTTTCATATTTGTGAAAATCAACAGCAACTGTGCGAAGTGATGGCTACCATCAAGGCTCCGGAAATTATGATTCAGCCTTATGTTGACAAAAAGTCAGAAATTACATTCGAGGGCTTTAGCTACAATAGAGGTAAGGGGATGTTTATAGGCGTTGAGTGTAAATACCGTTATGCCATTAAGGGATACTATAGCCCGCTTCACGACACTTATATGCCTAAAGATAAGGAATTGCACAAGAAACTGAATGCAATGCTTGAAGAAATAGGCTTTGAAGGTATATGGGAAATCGAATTTCTTGTAGATAAGGATGATAACCTGTGGTTTCTTGAAGTGAACTTTCGCAATTCAACCTGGAGCTATGCTTCTACAATAGCCGGAAATCCTTTGCCACTTCTTTGGTGTGAGGCTATGTTGACGAATAAATGTCCGGAGCCGGTTAAGTTTGAACCGTTTGTTGCTATGGTTGAACCTATTGACTATGCAAAACGCGTAGAAGAAGGACGGTGTTCACTGGCAGAATGGCTTTCAGACTTCAAAAGTGTAAAGTGTACGTATTACTACAATGAGCAAGATCCCGAACCTTGGAGAGTTGTTGTTCAAAATTGGGATAAACTAAAATAATCATCAAGTCTGTATGAGAGAGATGTCTTTAAAAAAAATTATAGGCTTTTGTGGGGCCTGCATTGCATTCTATATAGGAGCCGGCTTTTCCACTATGCAGGAAGTGATGCAATATGAAGCTTCGTATGGCTCCCGATTTTGGATAGTCATTGCGGTAGCTGCCCTTATCTATGTTTATACCAATATCTCGTTTTTGTCAAATGGCAATAGACTTAAACTGCAACGGGGCGGTGATATTTATAAGGCTTATTGTGGAAAATGGATTGGTTCGTTTTTTGATTATTTCTCGGCTTTCTTTTGTTACATGAGTTTCATAGTAATGTGCGGTGGCGCAAATTCCACGTGCATAGAGCAGTGGGGGCTTCCAAATGGTGCAGGTGCTGTGATACTGGCGGCAACTACTATATTGACGGTCATTTTCGGTTTAAATGGTGTGCTTAAAACTCTAAAGATAGTGGGGCCTGTTATTATCATTCTCATCATATTTGTAGCTGTAGAGGCCGCCGTGACCGGTTGGGACAATTACAATGCAGGTTTACTTGCCGTGGATAGTCATAAATATGATATCACACAAGTGGGAGACGGCAATTCATTCGCTTCAGGAGCCAGTTATGGTGGTTTCGTGATTCTGTGGTTTGCGGCTTTTCTTGGTGAGATTGGGGCCAAGAATAAAGTAAAGGAAGTAAATCGTGGCATGCTGCTATCTACAGTTGCCATTTTCGGTGTGGCAGCAGTCTGCTGTGTGGCTCTCATTGCCAATATTGATACTACTTGGGATGCGGGTGTACCCGCATTGGTTTTGGCTAAAAACATCCACCCCGTGTTTGGGCTTCTGTATGCGGTAATCATCTTTATGGGCATTTACTCCTCGGCATGTCCTCTGCTTTGGACGGGAGTAAGAAAAATTTCGGAAGATGGAGGTCGGAAATACAAGATTTGGACCATTGCGGCAGGAGTGGCAGGCTGTGTGATTGCCTGCTTCGTTCCTTATCGCCCATTATTGAATGTGATTTATGGTTTGAATGGTTATCTTGGGTTTGTTTTGGTGGCATTTATGATTGTAAATGATATTCG
Above is a window of Bacteroides helcogenes P 36-108 DNA encoding:
- the pseG gene encoding UDP-2,4-diacetamido-2,4,6-trideoxy-beta-L-altropyranose hydrolase produces the protein MNKIYFRADASAAIGYGHFIRTLALADMLKEDFDCTFFTCHPTSYQVSEMEKVCSYVTLQEETHYDDFLSYLNGDEIVVLDNYYYTSQYQKQIKQKGCKLVCIDDVPEKHFFADLIINHSLCVSASDYDCEDYTSICVGMDYLLLRKEFLDATKMQFSGIRSSIFICYGGSDEFDFSLKSCKLLRGLDDRHIIVVIGGGYCNKEELQRYAEDNNISVFSNIDANQMIKLMSLSSLAVVPASTTFFEACCARLPIITGYTVDNQRMIASCCEKYSLGYNCGDFHKGFDDKLKAAYSAIDEKHIEEYIFSQNRLINDSSENILNLFRELC
- a CDS encoding YkvI family membrane protein, coding for MSLKKIIGFCGACIAFYIGAGFSTMQEVMQYEASYGSRFWIVIAVAALIYVYTNISFLSNGNRLKLQRGGDIYKAYCGKWIGSFFDYFSAFFCYMSFIVMCGGANSTCIEQWGLPNGAGAVILAATTILTVIFGLNGVLKTLKIVGPVIIILIIFVAVEAAVTGWDNYNAGLLAVDSHKYDITQVGDGNSFASGASYGGFVILWFAAFLGEIGAKNKVKEVNRGMLLSTVAIFGVAAVCCVALIANIDTTWDAGVPALVLAKNIHPVFGLLYAVIIFMGIYSSACPLLWTGVRKISEDGGRKYKIWTIAAGVAGCVIACFVPYRPLLNVIYGLNGYLGFVLVAFMIVNDIRVARNK
- a CDS encoding methionyl-tRNA formyltransferase, which encodes MEIIEYCLDNEIVCFKGNPRNGKALAYIDCNKLSFDILLSVNYLFIIESDLINKAKLHSINIHGSLLPKYRGRCPNVWAIINGESIEGITAHHITELCDEGDIIKQISLPISDEATGYDLLVRAYDYYPKWTYELVIDIESGNFKSFSQDQTKATFFGKRTPADGQINWNWQKERIRNWVRAQAQPYYPGAFSSINGEKIIINKISYSDLGYSWDMPNGLVVNIQSTRPLVKTPNGVVALEDYIFENPIVEGNILK
- a CDS encoding ATP-grasp domain-containing protein, with the protein product MTEELKKHPVIVIALEHYNPLGVLRTLGENGIEPIFVGIKYRVHIASASKYIKTLHQVDSIEEAYNTVVGKYADYNRKFGVKPFLIFCDDDVMEPFDRNYEELKDYFILFNSGKNGRTTKFMEKKEIQNIAKRHGIPVLESQVVKVGEIPEGLKYPVITKAISPISGAWKGDFHICENQQQLCEVMATIKAPEIMIQPYVDKKSEITFEGFSYNRGKGMFIGVECKYRYAIKGYYSPLHDTYMPKDKELHKKLNAMLEEIGFEGIWEIEFLVDKDDNLWFLEVNFRNSTWSYASTIAGNPLPLLWCEAMLTNKCPEPVKFEPFVAMVEPIDYAKRVEEGRCSLAEWLSDFKSVKCTYYYNEQDPEPWRVVVQNWDKLK